DNA sequence from the Centropristis striata isolate RG_2023a ecotype Rhode Island chromosome 17, C.striata_1.0, whole genome shotgun sequence genome:
aagaactacaaaacgtcACTGGtgtcgacataagtactgaagagaggtctagggagttgtagtttttttaataaaacagggattcccctaaaattggaagttggaaatacttaattagtggctttccaggggtttgaggggatgtcaatcacatttttggcatcagactttaaatattgtcttgttcaataggggatttttttattttttcaccactcccaccccttagtgactatgctcacattatagtccatgtcaacacctttctataacagtaggtctcatctctgtaaccctttttgtctcttagttataatcatttaaatatgccccagggttaaggttcaaaggtcaatatctcaaagcaagaatattatagaaccttgaaattgatatatgttactctccaggccaagacctttccagtgatgtatttggtttagctctatgacaaagttttattttttcacatctcgcactcggAGCACTCAAAGGGCTCTGGGAATCTGTTAGgacagatttccaaggtttgaaaaaaagtaaaactttgtcatcaaggggtgggagtgggggggctttaggatatgctgaaaaaataaaaaatccccagAGCGTTTCGCACAGatgtggaagggtaccctttgcgtcagtatgatacgtctaggggtgcgACAAATCATTGGTAttttacgctttgggaatgagaacgggttggctgtctgtctgcagtGCATTCTGCGCTATGtctatctctctcacacacacactcacacacgtaTGCGCCatttgcggccctcgtgacgatattttgtggcccccaccttgatattaaAGTTTACTGTTAGTGCGGCCCGCAAGTTTCATATGAATGACACttgaccatgttgtgtgtggaaggtcccctTATTGTGCAAGCTGGacagtttattatctgccgtgttgtttgTAAACTATATTTTGTATGCTGGCGTTGACAGTCTGGTCTTagttttctgttagaaaaactgcagctactgcagagaggttttttttaatcctctttAATTGGTTCACACGGGAACAAGGTACAGGACTTGCTGCGGTGAggtttcacaaaaataaaagtgcGCAGGATCACGCATCACAACATGGCGACCAGTCCAGATCCATAAAAACGTACATtatacagcaaataataataatcaaccgATGCAAATAACTTGTACTCACACACAACGACCACAAAGTGATAACAGTTATGATTAGGCTCAGTTTGACTCTCCCGTAACCGACGAGGATGTGGGGCAGCAGCGGCGCACTTAACTGGTAACTATTCCTCCGGAACTGTTCGTCGTTCATCCAGGTCTACTCGGAACTACTCGGGTCTTTCCGGTGACGTTCGGCGACGTCCCGAACAGGGCAGAGCAGTGAAGTTCAATAGTACACTACTCGGGAAGTTTgcacattaaatcatttatacataaaacatttaatcattccatgtatgttatattagtaatatttctattataatgataactataataacacataacattaacatatatgtatttattttcattataaattataaagaagtttggatttttttagcaaagtttaggtaatttgagtttgagacccctgctttaaagaaTGCAATGTTGTACTTATGAAaagtatttgatttgatttatgatAAAGTCTATGTAAGCTGTCTCTCTAAGAGAGTAATAGCTAGAGTGGAATGTTGCAAGTTCCctgcaataaaacagattgttGTCAATTCATAATACTTTCTCATCTCCTATTTTAATACTTgttacacaataaataaaatgcttcaaCTGTTGTTTACGACGCTGTGATCGGTGATCGGAAATATCGGATTGGCAGATAGGCTACTGATTTCAGTAAGATCGAATCGGTGATCGGAACCCAAAATCCTGATCGGAGCATCCCtagtctgtttctgttttctggattttttgtttgctttgtgtgCCAAGTGTTCCCAAACTTATTAGGccatgaccccaaaaataatcagtttgtgttttctaagtaattaattaacttatcctttttttattttggggaaaTCAAATAGCAAGGGGTCATTCGTGCCGTGCCACGAGAGAACGTATCGGACGCCTGTGCACACTCTcttctcaatgtacaaatatttaattaagcCTACGCTTCAGATGCCTTAAGGTGTGCATGTGTAGACTGAAACACCCTAAACTGTCTCAtcggtctctcttggtaatacatggactgctttaattgtgaagccaagcagctgttaaactcaaaattcatcatcataaagtaaataattatttgtctgtctctctcttgcaGCGTTCCTATTGGCCTACGCTGTGTTTGGTGGGCAGTGCCACTGCACCCAGTGGGGGGggcagggggaggaggaggggagcggGGCTAAAGGACCTGCAGCAGGAGGGGCGGAGCTTTACCTGGGAGAGTTGCGGGCGATGATGAGGAGGCTGCTGCAGGATGAAGATATCGACAACACAGTCAGGTGCTTCATCACGGAGTCTTTCTTTACTAAAGTATTTCacataatataaaattatagtCATTATAGTAAACCAACAGACCTTCGCTGCCATGATGCACTGAGCAGagtttacttattattattattattattattattatatgcttcagtgtctgtgtttgtcCCGCCAGTCGAATCAGCAGAGCGAATCATCCTCCAGGGTCCTCAGGGGGAACGTCTCTGGCCTCAGAGGTCCTCCGGCGCTTCAGAGCCCTGCAGATGGATCACACCTGGACTGAGCCTCTGTACGCCACGCTGCAGTTCCCCCACAggtgggtcaaaggtcacaggtcAGAGAGCAATGATGGAGAGttcagagtgtttgtgtgtacaggTCTCAGAGGAGCTCTCTGTGGCTGGTGGACTCTGCAGGACTGACCTCAGAACAGATTCCCCTGAACCCGTCTGACTTCTGTCCCTACAGCGCCACAGGAAGTACCACGGTGAGACAGGATGGGATGTGTTGGTCACAACGGTACCTGCAGGTATCTTtacctgtctttctctctctatctgcaGGGCGGAGTTGTCTACGCCAACTACGGCCGTCCAGAGGATTTTAACTGGCTGAAGAGCGCGGGCGTGTCCGTGATTGGTTGTGTGGTGGTGATGCGTGTCGGGGGCGGAGTCAATTTTGCTGAGAAGGTCATGTTGGCTGAAAAGGGCGGGGCGGGGGGAGCTTTGATCTACCCAGATCCCGCCGACCTGCCACAGGACCCCCGACGCCTtggactgaacacacacaccgcCGTGTCTGAACAtgtaacgcacacacaaacgcagAAACACACCTGTTCCATGTCCTACTGCTCCCGACCAAGCAGCATCTCCTTCTGTGTCCTCCAATCACAGGTCCACATGGGGTCAGGTGACCCCTTCACCCCCGGCTTCCCCTCCGTCAATCACACTCAGTTCCCTCCTGTCCAGTCCTCCGGCCTGCCACTTATCCCCGCCCTGCCAATCAGTGCCACTGTAGCTGCCAAGCTGCTCAGGTGAGTCCTGCCCCCTCAGGTTACCTGTTCAGGTGTTATGGTGACCTCACCGCATTTCTCTATGTCTCAGCCAGCTGTCAGGTTTGTCCTGCCCTCCAACATGGCGGGGTCGGCTGCCGTATGTGCGCTGTGTGATCGGTCCAGAGTTCAGCTCAGGACAAAGAGTCAAGATGTCAGTTCACAACGTCATGACACCAGTCCTGCTCAACAACATCTTCTCCTCTCTGGAGGGCCGAGATGACCCAGGTACTCCCTGACCGTACAGGTGACCTTAATGAACCATGTCCCTCTTAGGTAATCTGTTTCCCTGTGAGGTACTCCCTTACCGTACAAGGCGAACTTGTCCCTAATAAGAATTTACCAGTTTCTCCATCCGTCAGATCAGTACATCATTCTGGGAGCTCAGAGGGACTCTCTGGGTCCAGGAGCAGTGAAGTCTGGAGTCGGAACAGCGATCCTCCTGGAGCTGGCACGAACTTTCTCTGCAATGGTCAAGAATGGTAAGactcatttggaaaaaaatgaaggttCGTTGTCTCTTCAACAGTCGTCAGATCAGGGTACGGTTTGGTGTTTGGGCCCTCCGGTGGTGTCTAAAGgagctgtgtgtttgcagtATTTCAAGAGGATTCACCGGACCCCGGCAGCTTACTGGgctcagttgttgttgttgttgttttctgcagGTTTCAGTCCCAGGCGCAGTTTGCTGTTTGTAAGCTGGGACGCCGGAGATTTTGGGAACGTTGGAGCTACTGAATGGCTGGAGGTTCGTTCAATCAGGGAGCAGGAAACACATCACCAACAAAAGACAATCAGAAAACTTCAACAtaacctgacctctgacctctgacctcagggTTACCTGTCCATGCTGCACCTGAAGGCCGTGGCCTACTTCAGTCTGGACCAGGCGGTCATGGGTAACAGCTCCCAGCAAATCATAGGAGACCTTCTTTAACCTGTCAATGAAAGAGATCAAATAaataatgtctgtctgtctgtttgcagGTGatattgtttgtctgtctgtccgtctgtctgtctgcccgtCTGTCTTCAGGTGATGatatcctgtctgtctgcctgtctgtcttcaggtgatgatgtcctgtctgtctgcctgcctgcctgcctgtctgtctgtctgtctgcaggtgatgatgtcatgtctgtctgtctgtctgtctgtctgcccgtCTGTCGTCAGATGATGatatcctgtctgtctgcctgtctgtcttcaggtgatgatgttctgtctgcctgcctgactgtctgcaggtgatgatgtcctgtctgtctgcctgcctgcctgcctgtctgtctgtctgtctgtctgcaggtgatgatgtcctgcctgtctgtctgtctgtctgtcttcaggtgatgatgtcctgtctgcctgcctgtctgtctgatgatgtcctgtctgtctgcctgtctgtctgcctgcaggTGATGATGTCCTGTCTGCCTTCACCAGTCCTCTTCTGGTCGACCTGCTGGAAGCTGCCATCAGACAGGTgatctgttgttgttattgttgttgttcagtGTTAACGTTTCATAGCGTTTAACGGGTCGATGAGTCACCTTGTGGTTCATGTGTGAAGGTGGAGCATCCCAAACATGTGGGTCAGACCATCTACAGCCAggctgagagggagggaggcagcTGGAGGATGTGAGGCACATAGCACACAGTCACAACTCATAATGTTGTTAGAGTAAACAATGAACAGTCATGTTGTTAGAGTAAACAATGAACAGTCATGTTGTTAGAATAAACAATGACCAGTCATGTTGTTAGAGTAAACAATGAACAGCCATGTTGTTAGAGTGAACAATAAATAGTCATGTTGTTAGAGTAAACAACAAACAGTCATGTTTCCTCCGCAGTATGAAGCCGCTCTACCTGAACAGCGGAGCGTACAGTTTCACGGCGTTTGCAGGAGTTCCAGCTGTGGAGCTCAGATTCAGCGAGGTAAGCTTCGTGATGCTCTGCTGTGGAGGGACGCCTCACCATGCTCCTCCGTCTCTCAGAGTTTCACATTCAATCTGAGAACCGGAGCAGATGTGGTTCATATCTGTCAGCTCCGGGGACGCTCCGCCTCGCTGCAGCTCATCAGGTCTGTCTGTGTCCGTCCAGGAGCGAGCATACCCGTTCGTCAACACGCCACTGGACACCCCCTCCCGCCTGCAGGAGGTGCTGGGTGGCCGTCTCGGTGTGGTGGGGCGGAGCCTCGGGGAGCTGGTGGGGGAGATGGTGCTGCGGTTGGCCCACGACCACATCGTGCCGCTCCGAATCACGTCCTACGCTCAGACGGTGCTGCACTTCAGTGCTCAGCTCAACAAACATGCCACGGAGCTGCAGGTACCAATCACCTGGGGCCGGTATTTCAAAAGTGATCAGATAGGATTATCCTGGTCGGATAGGATTAAATCTAGATCTGATCTGAAAACTGGGTATTTCAAACACGGATCCAGATAACCCTGATCCTGAAGATCAGGATTCCGCTCCGGTAATCCAATCCTCCCTTGAATCCAGATAAAAGGCTGGATTTGGGTATTTCAAAACTCAAGGCAGATATCTGGATCAACTTGGTACCAAAATTTCAGGATCA
Encoded proteins:
- the tfr2 gene encoding transferrin receptor protein 2, which produces MDTIRTLLTPSRGGAEEEEGGGALRFVMSEEEEAGPSSDITALVQRYRHGYRKVVVFMCVSIIIIFTAAFLLAYAVFGGQCHCTQWGGQGEEEGSGAKGPAAGGAELYLGELRAMMRRLLQDEDIDNTVSRISRANHPPGSSGGTSLASEVLRRFRALQMDHTWTEPLYATLQFPHRSQRSSLWLVDSAGLTSEQIPLNPSDFCPYSATGSTTGGVVYANYGRPEDFNWLKSAGVSVIGCVVVMRVGGGVNFAEKVMLAEKGGAGGALIYPDPADLPQDPRRLGLNTHTAVSEHVHMGSGDPFTPGFPSVNHTQFPPVQSSGLPLIPALPISATVAAKLLSQLSGLSCPPTWRGRLPYVRCVIGPEFSSGQRVKMSVHNVMTPVLLNNIFSSLEGRDDPDQYIILGAQRDSLGPGAVKSGVGTAILLELARTFSAMVKNGFSPRRSLLFVSWDAGDFGNVGATEWLEGYLSMLHLKAVAYFSLDQAVMGDDVLSAFTSPLLVDLLEAAIRQVEHPKHVGQTIYSQAEREGGSWRIMKPLYLNSGAYSFTAFAGVPAVELRFSEERAYPFVNTPLDTPSRLQEVLGGRLGVVGRSLGELVGEMVLRLAHDHIVPLRITSYAQTVLHFSAQLNKHATELQSRGLSPQWLFSARGDYSRAAETLQRAIDYSDLHDPSTARCYSTRIMKVEYCFLSQYVSVVETPFRHVIHGRGDHTLSALSEHLTLLTSDPQRFDEQRFRRQLAFFTWTLQGAANSLRGDVWSIHTSHTH